The Flavobacterium praedii genome window below encodes:
- a CDS encoding branched-chain amino acid aminotransferase yields MSTTQTNKIEIIKAATSKINEVDFDNLSFGAVFTDHLLECDYINGEWQQPVIKPYAPFLLDPSAKVFHYGQAIFEGMKAYRDNKNDLWLFRPDENYKRFNTSAVRMAMPEVPEYVFIEGLKQLLKLDEAWVKNDNGSTMYIRPFMIATGTGVVANPSEDYKFMILLSPAKAYYSGEVKVLIAEHYSRAANGGIGAAKAAGNYAAQFYPTTLANKQGFQQVIWTDDATHTKLEEAGTMNVFFRINDTLITAPVSERILDGITRKSLIDMAKKEGISVEVRPVLVSELVEASKNGTLKEIFGAGTAAVVNPIAGYSYKDVYYELPKIENSYASQLKEKLTNLQNKLTEDTFGWTVKV; encoded by the coding sequence ATGAGTACCACTCAAACCAACAAAATAGAAATAATAAAGGCTGCTACTTCAAAAATAAATGAAGTTGATTTTGATAATTTAAGCTTTGGAGCAGTATTTACTGATCATTTATTAGAATGTGACTACATTAATGGAGAATGGCAACAACCTGTTATAAAACCTTATGCTCCTTTTTTATTAGATCCTTCTGCCAAAGTATTCCATTATGGCCAAGCTATTTTTGAAGGCATGAAAGCTTACAGAGATAATAAGAATGATTTATGGCTTTTTAGACCCGATGAAAACTACAAACGTTTTAACACTTCGGCTGTAAGAATGGCCATGCCTGAAGTTCCTGAATATGTATTCATAGAAGGATTAAAACAATTACTTAAATTAGATGAAGCTTGGGTAAAAAACGACAATGGTAGTACCATGTACATAAGACCTTTCATGATTGCAACCGGAACTGGAGTTGTTGCAAACCCATCCGAAGATTATAAATTCATGATTTTATTGTCTCCTGCAAAAGCGTATTACTCTGGAGAAGTAAAAGTATTAATTGCAGAGCATTACAGTAGAGCAGCAAACGGAGGTATTGGTGCGGCCAAAGCGGCGGGTAACTATGCTGCACAATTCTACCCAACAACATTAGCAAATAAACAAGGATTCCAACAAGTAATTTGGACAGATGACGCTACACATACCAAACTTGAAGAAGCAGGTACAATGAATGTGTTTTTCAGAATAAACGATACTTTAATTACAGCACCTGTAAGCGAACGTATTCTTGATGGTATTACAAGAAAAAGCCTTATAGACATGGCCAAAAAAGAAGGAATATCAGTAGAGGTTCGCCCAGTATTGGTTTCTGAACTAGTTGAAGCTTCTAAAAACGGAACTTTAAAAGAGATTTTTGGAGCTGGTACTGCTGCCGTGGTAAACCCAATTGCAGGTTATTCCTATAAAGATGTTTATTATGAGTTACCAAAAATAGAAAACTCTTATGCATCCCAATTGAAAGAAAAGCTAACAAACTTACAAAACAAACTAACCGAAGATACTTTTGGTTGGACAGTTAAAGTATAG
- a CDS encoding RsmB/NOP family class I SAM-dependent RNA methyltransferase: MRLHRNLVYTTIDALNAIFNEGEYADKVVARSLKKDKRWGSSDRKFVAETIYEIVRWKRLYGEIAEVKEPYNRDNLWRMFSVWAVLRGYPIPDWRQLEGTPERKIKGRFDELSKVRALKESIPDWMDELGVKELGEKVWATEIAAQNQPAKVILRVNTLKTTKENLRAILMDLNIETEFLKDQPDALVLKERANVFLTDAFKQGFFEVQDANSQLVAHFLDVKPGMRVVDTCAGAGGKTLHIASLMENKGQLIAMDLYESKLKQLKIRAKRDGAFNIEYRIIDSTKIIKKLHERADRVLIDAPCSGLGVLKRNPDSKWKLKPEFIDNIRKVQSEVLESYSKIVKPGGKLVYATCSILPSENQEQIARFLTTDIGKQFNFIKDQKILASESGFDGFYMALLERKVI, encoded by the coding sequence ATGAGATTACACAGAAATTTAGTTTATACTACTATCGACGCCCTGAATGCTATTTTTAACGAAGGAGAATATGCAGACAAAGTAGTAGCACGATCCCTAAAAAAAGACAAACGTTGGGGAAGTTCAGATAGAAAATTTGTAGCAGAGACCATATACGAAATCGTACGTTGGAAAAGGTTATATGGCGAAATTGCAGAAGTCAAAGAACCTTATAACAGAGACAATCTTTGGAGAATGTTCTCTGTTTGGGCTGTATTAAGAGGATATCCTATTCCAGATTGGAGACAATTAGAAGGAACTCCAGAACGAAAAATAAAAGGTCGTTTTGATGAACTTTCAAAAGTAAGAGCCCTAAAGGAATCTATTCCGGATTGGATGGATGAATTAGGTGTAAAAGAATTAGGCGAAAAAGTTTGGGCAACAGAAATTGCAGCCCAAAATCAACCAGCTAAAGTTATTTTGAGAGTAAACACTCTTAAAACCACTAAAGAAAATCTTAGAGCTATTTTGATGGATTTAAACATCGAAACTGAGTTCTTAAAAGACCAACCAGATGCTCTAGTTCTAAAAGAAAGAGCCAATGTATTTCTAACCGATGCTTTTAAACAAGGATTCTTTGAAGTTCAGGATGCTAATTCACAATTAGTAGCGCATTTTCTGGATGTAAAACCGGGCATGAGAGTTGTAGACACTTGCGCTGGTGCAGGTGGAAAAACTCTTCATATTGCTTCTTTGATGGAAAACAAAGGACAATTGATTGCAATGGATTTATACGAAAGTAAACTAAAACAATTAAAAATTAGAGCCAAAAGAGACGGGGCTTTCAACATTGAATACCGCATTATAGACTCTACAAAAATCATCAAAAAACTTCATGAAAGAGCAGACAGGGTCTTGATTGATGCTCCTTGTAGTGGATTAGGTGTTTTAAAAAGAAATCCAGATTCCAAATGGAAATTAAAACCTGAATTCATAGATAACATTAGAAAGGTACAATCAGAAGTATTGGAAAGCTATTCTAAAATTGTAAAACCAGGCGGAAAATTAGTTTATGCAACTTGCTCTATTCTTCCTTCTGAAAATCAAGAACAAATTGCTCGTTTTCTAACAACAGATATTGGAAAACAATTTAATTTTATAAAAGACCAAAAAATATTGGCATCAGAATCTGGTTTTGATGGTTTTTACATGGCTTTGCTAGAGAGAAAGGTAATTTAG
- a CDS encoding RNA polymerase sigma factor translates to MLEEKEFITSLLNPKTQNEAFELLLRDYQKPLYNHIRNIVLNHDDTDDVLQNTFVKVFQNLKNFKGESKLFSWMYRIATNEALTFLNQKARKSGITSVELQNKAIDNLKADIYFDGNEIQIKLQKAIATLPEKQQLVFKMKYFEELKYEEISEIVGTSVGALKASYHHAVKKIEAFVTLN, encoded by the coding sequence TTGCTGGAAGAAAAGGAATTCATTACTAGTTTATTGAACCCGAAAACGCAAAACGAAGCGTTTGAATTACTCCTACGCGATTATCAAAAACCGTTATACAATCATATACGAAACATCGTTTTAAATCACGATGACACCGATGATGTATTACAAAATACATTTGTAAAAGTATTTCAAAACCTGAAAAATTTCAAAGGTGAAAGCAAACTGTTTTCATGGATGTATCGTATTGCGACCAATGAAGCACTTACTTTTTTAAACCAAAAAGCAAGAAAAAGTGGGATTACATCAGTTGAATTACAAAATAAAGCAATAGATAATCTAAAGGCTGATATCTATTTTGATGGAAATGAAATTCAAATCAAATTACAAAAAGCAATAGCAACATTACCCGAAAAACAACAATTAGTCTTTAAAATGAAATATTTTGAAGAATTAAAATATGAAGAAATATCTGAAATAGTGGGAACATCGGTAGGTGCATTAAAAGCATCTTATCATCATGCAGTAAAAAAAATAGAAGCATTCGTAACCCTAAATTAA
- a CDS encoding KUP/HAK/KT family potassium transporter produces MSATHKDLHSKLTLGGLLVSLGIIYGDIGTSPLYVMKAILGDYIINADVVLGGISCVFWTLTLQTTIKYVLITLSADNHGEGGIFALYALVKKTKIKWLIVPAIIGGSALLADGIITPPISVSSAVEGMRSYFPEINTVPIVIGILVVLFTIQQFGTKLVGKFFAPLMLIWFGMLAILGIYQITMHPEVFKAINPYYAYNLLSIHPEGFFVLGFVFLCTTGAEALYSDMGHCGRKNIRISWIFVKSALVLNYFGQAAYLIHHEGVTLKALGGDFANPFYLIMPLWFKPFGIVIATMAAVIASQALISGSFTLINEAMRLSFWPKVKIKYPTELKGQLYIPSINWLLLLGCIGIVLHFEESSNMEHAYGLAIILCMIMTTILLNYYLIMKRVKWYFFVPLISIYLCIELSFLAANITKFAEGGYVTLLIALILIGIMTVWYRAKQINKSYTKFVKIDDYKKVLSELSADLSIPKYATHLVYMTNANRSDEIEEKVMFSILQKRPKRADIYWFVHVNILSEPYKTEYKVKEILKDDLYRVDFNLGFREPTKINLMFREVIKDMVKNGEVDITSRYESLNKNNIIGDFKFVLSEKFLSNDSDLLWHEKLIMNSYFFIKKLSLSEESAFGLDSSSVKIEKFPMVLHPPENIGLTRVYVKN; encoded by the coding sequence ATGAGCGCAACGCACAAAGACCTCCATAGCAAATTAACTTTAGGTGGTTTATTAGTTTCTTTAGGAATAATTTATGGAGATATAGGAACTTCTCCATTATACGTAATGAAAGCCATACTTGGCGATTATATTATCAATGCAGATGTAGTTTTGGGAGGCATCTCCTGTGTATTTTGGACTTTGACACTGCAAACTACAATCAAATACGTTTTAATTACATTAAGTGCAGACAATCATGGTGAAGGCGGAATATTTGCCTTATATGCCTTAGTAAAAAAGACCAAAATTAAATGGCTGATAGTCCCCGCGATTATAGGAGGTAGTGCTTTATTAGCCGATGGAATTATAACCCCTCCAATTTCTGTTTCTTCAGCAGTTGAAGGTATGAGAAGTTATTTCCCAGAAATAAACACTGTACCAATTGTTATCGGAATCTTGGTAGTACTTTTTACTATACAACAATTTGGCACAAAATTGGTAGGTAAATTTTTTGCGCCTTTGATGCTTATTTGGTTTGGAATGCTAGCCATTTTAGGTATTTACCAAATCACCATGCATCCTGAGGTATTCAAAGCCATTAACCCTTATTATGCTTACAATTTATTATCCATTCATCCAGAAGGTTTTTTTGTTTTAGGTTTTGTTTTCCTATGTACCACAGGAGCGGAAGCACTATATTCGGACATGGGACATTGTGGAAGAAAAAACATACGTATAAGTTGGATTTTTGTAAAATCTGCTTTAGTACTTAATTACTTTGGACAAGCCGCATATCTAATTCATCATGAAGGCGTTACTTTAAAAGCATTAGGTGGTGATTTTGCGAATCCTTTTTATTTAATAATGCCTTTATGGTTCAAACCTTTCGGTATTGTTATTGCTACAATGGCTGCAGTTATAGCTTCACAAGCTCTTATTTCTGGTTCATTCACACTAATAAATGAAGCCATGCGCTTGAGTTTTTGGCCTAAAGTTAAAATTAAATACCCAACAGAATTAAAAGGCCAATTATACATCCCATCTATCAATTGGTTATTACTTTTGGGTTGTATTGGAATCGTATTGCATTTTGAAGAATCAAGTAATATGGAACATGCTTACGGTTTAGCGATTATTTTATGTATGATAATGACAACTATTTTGCTAAATTATTATTTAATCATGAAACGAGTAAAATGGTATTTCTTTGTGCCTCTAATTTCCATTTACTTATGCATTGAATTAAGTTTTCTAGCAGCAAATATCACAAAGTTTGCCGAAGGTGGATACGTAACACTTTTAATAGCCCTTATCCTAATTGGTATAATGACCGTTTGGTACAGAGCCAAACAAATTAATAAAAGCTACACTAAATTTGTAAAAATTGACGATTATAAAAAAGTTCTTAGCGAATTAAGTGCCGATTTATCTATTCCAAAATACGCAACCCATTTGGTTTATATGACAAATGCAAATCGCTCTGACGAAATAGAGGAAAAAGTAATGTTTTCTATATTACAAAAAAGACCTAAAAGAGCCGATATTTATTGGTTTGTTCACGTAAATATTTTGTCTGAACCCTATAAAACCGAATACAAAGTAAAAGAAATCTTAAAAGACGATTTATATAGAGTTGACTTTAATTTAGGATTTAGAGAACCTACAAAAATAAACCTAATGTTTAGGGAAGTTATTAAAGATATGGTGAAAAATGGCGAAGTTGATATCACAAGTAGATATGAATCCTTGAATAAAAACAACATCATTGGAGATTTCAAATTTGTATTGTCAGAAAAATTCCTTTCCAATGACAGTGATTTATTATGGCATGAAAAATTGATAATGAACTCCTATTTCTTTATTAAAAAATTAAGCCTTTCCGAAGAAAGTGCTTTTGGATTAGACAGTAGCTCTGTAAAAATCGAGAAATTTCCAATGGTGCTGCATCCACCAGAAAATATTGGACTAACGAGAGTTTATGTTAAAAACTAA
- a CDS encoding sensor of ECF-type sigma factor, which produces MYLKNIYPILLFILSLNIHAQGERLREKKEQIKAMKVAFLTSELDLSSNEAEKFWPIYNTYDDKQFELRHQKMKSYFKRMEEDELNKLSEKDAAILLNQIESNEEDLFNLRKKFIISLKGILPSVKIIKLRKAEEGFNRKLLQQYRDKAPKR; this is translated from the coding sequence ATGTATTTAAAAAATATTTACCCGATACTGCTTTTTATATTGTCCTTAAATATTCATGCACAAGGCGAACGTCTAAGAGAGAAAAAAGAACAAATAAAAGCAATGAAAGTAGCTTTTTTGACAAGTGAACTAGATCTTTCATCAAATGAAGCAGAGAAATTTTGGCCTATATACAACACTTACGATGACAAACAATTTGAATTGAGACATCAAAAAATGAAAAGCTATTTCAAAAGAATGGAAGAGGACGAACTCAATAAATTATCTGAAAAAGATGCTGCTATCCTTTTAAATCAGATAGAAAGCAATGAAGAAGATTTATTTAATTTAAGAAAAAAATTCATCATTAGCCTAAAAGGAATTTTACCTTCAGTAAAAATAATCAAACTTAGAAAAGCAGAAGAAGGTTTCAATAGAAAACTCCTTCAACAATACAGAGACAAAGCTCCAAAAAGGTAG
- a CDS encoding transcriptional regulator has product MRIIKYLFLLFLLSLVAITVFIATQKGNFTIEGNKIIHSPKATVFNYVNDYKNWQNFCSWISTNPTIKTSFSPITFGKGSTLNWESPSNTGNLKTLYTKGNDSIVQKMEFNDASFDVFLSFKDTLGGTKVSWKSNGKMDFMMKVNTFLTGGTQNSLTKRFDKSLANLDKTLNFENNTFNVKINGIVKKLETFYLREAFTSKISDITRNANVVFPKIETFCKQNNIVLNGKPFIIYHTYDTIHNLTKVSFCIPIKEQIFTSQGSEILSGKLTAFDALKVSLTGNYTYKDKALKEATTYSTTHNIKTGSTFTHLEIFTRGQNETKSISKWLTEIYFPLQPKIIPKTFRPIVKDSLNTATAPIIKEDKSEF; this is encoded by the coding sequence ATGAGAATTATTAAATATCTTTTTCTTTTGTTTCTATTAAGTCTTGTGGCAATTACTGTATTTATTGCTACACAAAAAGGCAATTTTACAATTGAAGGTAATAAAATAATTCATTCTCCAAAAGCAACCGTTTTTAATTATGTCAATGATTATAAAAATTGGCAAAATTTTTGCTCGTGGATCTCAACAAACCCTACAATAAAAACTTCTTTTTCTCCAATTACATTCGGCAAAGGAAGTACGTTAAATTGGGAAAGCCCAAGCAATACAGGTAATCTTAAAACTTTATATACAAAAGGAAACGACAGCATTGTACAAAAAATGGAATTTAATGACGCTTCTTTTGATGTGTTTTTATCCTTTAAAGATACGCTAGGCGGTACAAAAGTGAGTTGGAAATCTAATGGTAAAATGGATTTTATGATGAAAGTAAATACATTTTTAACAGGAGGCACACAAAATTCCTTAACAAAACGCTTTGACAAAAGTTTAGCCAATCTTGATAAGACTCTTAATTTCGAAAACAATACGTTTAATGTAAAAATAAATGGTATCGTTAAAAAATTGGAGACTTTTTATTTAAGAGAAGCTTTTACCAGCAAAATTTCGGACATTACTCGAAATGCTAATGTAGTATTCCCTAAAATAGAAACCTTTTGCAAACAAAATAATATTGTTTTGAATGGTAAGCCTTTTATCATATACCACACTTATGATACAATACATAATTTAACTAAAGTTTCTTTTTGCATTCCTATTAAAGAACAAATATTCACAAGCCAAGGAAGCGAAATATTATCTGGTAAATTAACTGCTTTTGATGCTTTAAAAGTAAGCTTAACTGGCAATTACACCTATAAGGATAAGGCTTTAAAAGAAGCAACAACCTATTCAACCACTCACAATATCAAAACGGGATCAACATTTACCCATTTGGAAATATTTACAAGAGGCCAAAACGAAACCAAAAGTATTTCAAAATGGCTAACAGAGATCTATTTCCCATTACAGCCAAAAATTATCCCAAAAACTTTTAGACCAATAGTAAAAGACAGCCTTAATACTGCCACTGCCCCAATTATCAAAGAAGATAAATCTGAATTTTAA
- a CDS encoding nucleoside triphosphate pyrophosphohydrolase family protein produces the protein MQKQINAVKEFHTAFRIGHSETPIASLGEAKNELRYNLMKEENEEYLEAVQNNDLVEIADALGDMMYILCGTIIEHGLQHKIEEVFDEIQRSNMSKLGEDGNPIYREDGKVMKGPNYFKPDFSKLI, from the coding sequence ATGCAAAAACAAATCAACGCTGTCAAAGAATTTCATACAGCATTTAGGATAGGACATAGCGAAACTCCAATTGCTAGTTTAGGCGAAGCCAAAAATGAACTTCGTTATAATTTGATGAAAGAAGAGAATGAAGAATATCTCGAAGCAGTGCAAAATAATGATTTGGTAGAAATTGCTGATGCGCTAGGGGATATGATGTACATTCTTTGTGGTACCATTATCGAGCATGGATTGCAGCATAAAATTGAGGAAGTGTTTGATGAAATTCAACGGTCTAATATGAGTAAATTGGGTGAAGACGGTAATCCTATTTATCGTGAAGATGGTAAAGTTATGAAAGGGCCAAATTATTTTAAACCTGATTTTTCTAAGTTGATTTAG
- a CDS encoding dipeptidyl-peptidase 3 family protein: MKLIKIACLTMTFAISIVGIAQNDKKSTLKVNESVPFDFFVEQFSDIKVLRYQIPGWENLTLKEQELVYYLTQAGNSGRDIMWDQHYKYNLKIRKALENIYQNYKGDKSSNDWKNFEIYLKRVWFSNGIHHHYSSEKIKPDFSIAYFNALLKATKTSLSPEIVEILFNNVDSKRVNLDASKGLLEGSAINFYDKGITQQDVEAFYALKKSPDPKKSYSFGLNSKLVRNSKGELEEKVWKSGGMYGAAIDKIIFWLEKAQTVAENKKQGDAIGLLIQYYKTGDLKTWDDYNIAWLQATDGNIDYINSFIEVYNDPLGYRGSYEGIVQIKDFDMSKKMEVVSKNAQWFEDNSPLAPEHKKKNVVGVSYKTVVVAGESGDSSPSTPIGVNLPNADWIRADYGSKSVSLGNIIDAYSKAGGKGKLQEFANDTDEIRLAEKYAELGGKLHTSLHEVVGHASGQINPGVGTPKQTLKNYSSALEEGRADLVGLYYLYNPKIQEIGLVDNWKDLGMQCYDNYIRNGLMTQLVRIELGADIEEAHMRNRQMVSSWVFEKGKKDNVIEKLTRNGKTYFNITDYDKLHELFGQLLKEVQRIKSEGDFEAGKALVENYGVKVDQILHAEVLERNKQFPDAPYNGFVNPVLVPKVNAKGAIISIAIEQPKTFAEQMLNYSKIYGFLPLEN, translated from the coding sequence ATGAAATTAATTAAAATAGCCTGTCTCACTATGACTTTTGCGATTTCTATTGTTGGGATTGCACAAAATGATAAAAAGTCAACATTGAAAGTTAATGAAAGTGTACCATTTGATTTCTTTGTGGAACAGTTTTCAGACATAAAAGTTTTGCGGTATCAAATTCCAGGATGGGAAAATCTTACTCTTAAGGAACAAGAGTTAGTGTATTATTTAACTCAAGCAGGAAATTCTGGTCGTGATATAATGTGGGATCAACATTATAAATATAACTTAAAAATTCGTAAGGCATTAGAGAATATTTATCAAAATTATAAAGGAGATAAAAGTTCAAATGATTGGAAAAATTTTGAAATTTATTTAAAAAGAGTTTGGTTTTCAAATGGAATACACCATCATTATTCAAGTGAAAAAATCAAGCCCGATTTTTCCATTGCCTATTTTAATGCGTTATTGAAAGCTACTAAAACGTCTTTGTCTCCTGAGATTGTTGAAATTTTATTCAATAACGTTGATTCAAAAAGAGTGAATCTAGATGCTTCAAAAGGTTTATTAGAAGGTTCGGCGATAAATTTTTATGACAAAGGGATAACTCAACAAGATGTTGAAGCTTTTTATGCTCTAAAGAAAAGTCCAGATCCAAAGAAATCATATTCTTTTGGTTTGAATTCAAAATTAGTTCGAAATTCAAAAGGAGAATTAGAAGAAAAAGTATGGAAAAGTGGAGGTATGTATGGAGCTGCAATCGATAAAATTATTTTTTGGTTGGAAAAAGCACAAACAGTTGCCGAAAATAAAAAGCAGGGTGATGCTATTGGGCTTTTAATTCAGTATTATAAAACTGGAGACCTCAAAACTTGGGATGATTATAATATTGCTTGGCTGCAAGCTACAGATGGGAATATTGATTATATTAATAGTTTTATTGAAGTTTATAATGATCCATTGGGATATAGAGGTTCTTATGAAGGAATTGTCCAAATAAAGGATTTTGATATGTCTAAAAAGATGGAAGTTGTTTCTAAAAATGCGCAATGGTTCGAAGATAATTCACCATTGGCACCGGAACATAAAAAGAAAAATGTAGTTGGGGTATCTTATAAAACGGTAGTTGTTGCTGGAGAATCGGGTGATTCGTCTCCGAGTACTCCAATTGGTGTAAACTTGCCAAATGCAGACTGGATTCGTGCAGATTATGGTTCTAAATCAGTTTCATTAGGAAATATTATAGACGCTTATTCTAAAGCTGGTGGAAAAGGAAAATTGCAAGAGTTTGCCAACGATACAGATGAAATACGTTTGGCCGAGAAATATGCTGAGTTAGGAGGTAAGTTGCATACTTCTTTACATGAAGTAGTAGGTCATGCTTCGGGTCAAATTAATCCTGGTGTAGGGACTCCAAAGCAAACATTAAAAAACTATTCTTCTGCTCTTGAAGAAGGAAGAGCTGATTTGGTTGGTTTGTATTATTTATATAATCCAAAAATTCAAGAAATTGGTTTGGTTGATAATTGGAAAGATTTGGGGATGCAGTGTTATGATAATTATATTCGAAATGGACTAATGACGCAATTGGTGCGAATTGAATTAGGAGCTGATATTGAGGAAGCCCACATGCGAAACCGCCAGATGGTGAGTTCTTGGGTTTTTGAAAAAGGAAAAAAAGACAATGTAATCGAAAAACTTACCCGTAATGGGAAAACCTATTTCAATATCACAGATTATGATAAATTGCACGAACTATTTGGACAGTTATTAAAAGAAGTACAGCGTATTAAATCGGAAGGTGATTTTGAAGCAGGAAAAGCTTTGGTTGAGAATTATGGTGTAAAAGTGGATCAAATACTTCATGCCGAAGTATTGGAACGCAATAAACAATTTCCAGATGCTCCTTATAATGGTTTTGTAAATCCAGTATTGGTGCCAAAAGTAAATGCAAAAGGAGCGATAATTTCGATAGCAATTGAGCAACCAAAAACATTTGCTGAGCAAATGTTGAACTATTCTAAAATTTATGGTTTTCTTCCTTTAGAGAATTAG
- a CDS encoding sialidase family protein codes for MIRKIFASTLLFSGLHFLHAQNLNEKKIEGNCFRSIKIDTLFQDKISLRAIVVDQDKIWYAGDKNRFGFFDLKTNQKFENSIVEDALEIEFRSIAKTSIHIYVLSVANPGLLYQITKDGKKVKLVYQEKDQKVFYDSMQFWNDKEGIAIGDPIKDCLSVLITNDGGNSWRKIPDDKLPKVAEGEAHFAASNTNIVIKGNDTWIVSGGKKSRVFYSPDKGISWNVYDTPIVQGKQMTGIFTADFYDAENGFVAGGNYELLNQNTENKARTKDGGKTWDLIGNGGGFGYASCVQYVPKSDSKGIVVVGASGLYYSSDGGINWIQFSKDPSLYTIRFLSDTVAIAAGRNKLIRIRFK; via the coding sequence ATGATAAGAAAAATATTTGCAAGTACATTGTTGTTTAGTGGTTTGCATTTTTTACACGCTCAAAATTTAAATGAAAAAAAAATAGAAGGAAATTGTTTTAGGTCTATTAAAATTGATACTCTTTTTCAAGATAAAATTAGTCTTAGGGCAATTGTGGTGGATCAAGATAAAATATGGTATGCTGGTGACAAGAATAGATTTGGTTTTTTTGATTTGAAAACCAATCAAAAATTTGAGAATTCGATTGTTGAAGATGCTTTAGAAATAGAATTTAGAAGTATTGCAAAAACATCCATCCATATTTATGTGTTAAGTGTGGCTAATCCAGGTTTACTCTATCAAATCACTAAAGACGGTAAAAAGGTAAAACTTGTTTATCAAGAAAAAGATCAAAAAGTTTTCTATGATAGCATGCAGTTTTGGAATGATAAAGAGGGAATTGCTATTGGAGATCCTATAAAGGATTGTCTTTCTGTGCTTATAACTAATGATGGAGGTAATTCATGGCGTAAAATACCTGATGATAAATTACCTAAAGTTGCTGAAGGAGAAGCTCATTTTGCGGCTAGTAATACCAATATCGTTATCAAAGGCAATGATACATGGATTGTTTCGGGAGGAAAGAAATCAAGGGTTTTTTATTCTCCAGACAAAGGGATTTCTTGGAATGTTTATGATACACCAATTGTTCAAGGCAAACAAATGACTGGAATTTTTACGGCAGATTTTTATGACGCAGAGAATGGTTTTGTTGCAGGTGGGAACTATGAATTATTGAATCAAAATACTGAAAATAAAGCAAGAACAAAAGATGGAGGTAAAACATGGGATCTTATAGGAAACGGAGGGGGATTTGGATATGCTTCTTGTGTTCAATATGTTCCAAAAAGTGATAGTAAAGGAATTGTGGTTGTCGGAGCTTCGGGTTTGTATTACTCTTCGGATGGAGGGATAAATTGGATTCAATTTTCTAAAGATCCAAGTTTATATACTATTCGTTTTTTGTCCGATACTGTCGCAATTGCAGCAGGTCGAAATAAATTGATACGAATTCGTTTTAAGTAA